In the genome of Chaetodon auriga isolate fChaAug3 chromosome 15, fChaAug3.hap1, whole genome shotgun sequence, one region contains:
- the banf1 gene encoding barrier-to-autointegration factor, whose product MSSTSQKHKDFVAEPMGEKSVVALAGIGEVLGKRLADKGFDKAYVVLGQFLVLKKDEELFRDWLKDTCAANIKQQGDCYGCLKEWCDAFL is encoded by the exons ATGTCGTCAACGTCCCAAAAGCATAAAGATTTTGTGGCCGAGCCCATGGGGGAGAAGTCTGTCGTGGCTCTTGCTGGCATTGGAGAGGTCCTTGGCAAAAGACTGGCGGACAAAGGATTTGACAAG GCTTATGTTGTCCTCGGGCAGTTCCTAGTGCTAAAGAAAGATGAGGAGCTTTTCCGGGACTGGCTGAAGGACACGTGCGCTGCAAATATTAAACAACAAGGTGACTGCTATGGCTGTCTTAAAGAATGGTGTGATGCCTTCCTATAA
- the LOC143333114 gene encoding uncharacterized protein LOC143333114: MPPLPLDERIVVIQHPKNLVLCEASPQTNPQHSSQISASSNGHVAHPPHLHPSQSQFYSPSCKSLTLECKRRSSRAQKFKGDQPVIPAGVRHIPSHCHSNGTVTLGPRLPSHTHTIDIRVTVDKGGRGGFSNSLGRSGSVKGGKGKCASSQLDQGQCERKTGTAGRPGGAEHKSQRSRHSQLSSSPGGVLQFVPAQAQQHKFRSEKEKENTSFLNRGDQEFPSLGHKKNSKLGTVHQSHNSHSLPYHHNSVPVPHAAILNSNYSSSPPSQPTHVPISFQQLSQPHPSRNRDLRPHLLHGLPLSPCSSHAGGFPSPDHTCTIDCTHPFSCGCWRLVRCRGYKGHSASCQGGGGSTSTSFSCVHNVGAVKRGGKEMGLRNLGGCLSTTSTSNTSSSNSTVSDCRATLFKPLRCASCSGEAGNFESPAILRKKLVGGCLPCAPLSSSAPLRAIQSCVTGCNPKASQTGSSTCSYCSSDPIVVTFNPRRGKPPGRSIGAAHPMGMFQADDDDYSVRTIWPEELAKKMTHSKAQKNHCAGIGVGVGKTCANQAQNGSNGTGLVLLDCQNLQEYAQSQLTDHAGRRRLQQGKMAALDFMGCRSGSGYDDGRSSLKRLLNKAEDVGMGDGPEQDGDVAYPRSPSPRSASPPSPVSFSPPPSAPSTLIKPKPWQRDREGGHSLPSAQSLHLALNSLNREQDEENSRMHLSLPLSSSLPASLSDESMMTPDAENAVVSPILPFLFLGNERDAQDLDLLLRLNIGYVVNVTTHLPLYHVNSGLRYKRLPATDNSKQNLRQYFEEVFEFIEEAYQSGQGVLVHCQAGVSRSATIVIAYLMKHTLMTMTDAYKYVRSRRPVVSPNLNFMGQLLEFERDLNSGVTPRILMPKLNGVETQVWMKGDTPVNSTMSVGQARKLVEQLKIEASFCRIKVSKAAADLMAYCDAHSCDDPLITPVPTSENPFREKKFFCALL; encoded by the exons atgcctcccctccctcttgaTGAGCGCATAGTGGTCATTCAGCACCCTAAAAACTTAGTCCTGTGTGAGGCGTCCCCACAAACCAACCCGCAGCACTCCTCTCAAATATCAGCCTCTTCCAATGGACACGTCGCGCaccctcctcatctccatccTTCTCAGTCCCAATTCTACTCACCCTCCTGTAAATCTCTGACTCTGGAATGCAAGCGCAGATCCTCTCGTGCGCAGAAATTCAAGGGCGACCAGCCTGTCATCCCAGCTGGTGTCAGACACATCCCTAGCCACTGCCATAGCAATGGCACAGTAACTCTCGGCCCACGGcttccctcccacacacatactATTGATATCAGGGTGACAGTGGACaaaggaggacgaggaggattCAGCAACTCGTTAGGGCGGAGCGGAAGTGTAAAAGGTGGCAAAGGGAAATGTGCCTCTTCACAGTTGGATCAAGGACAATGTGAGAGAAAAACTGGAACTGCAGGGAGGCCAGGTGGAGCTGAACACAAGTCACAGCGAAGTCGCCATAGTCAGCTGTCATCTTCTCCTGGAGGCGTCCTGCAATTCGTCCCTGCTCAGGCGCAACAGCATAAGTTCAggagtgaaaaggaaaaggaaaacactagTTTTCTTAATAGAGGCGATCAAGAATTTCCCTCTCTAGGTCACAAAAAGAATTCCAAACTGGGAACTGTCCATCAAAGCCATAATAGTCACAGTCTGCCCTACCACCACAACTCCGTCCCTGTTCCTCATGCTGCCATCCTAAACTCCAACTATTCctcatcccctccctcccaaCCTACCCATGTCCCAATCTCGTTTCAGCAACTCAGCCAGCCGCACCCATCCCGCAACAGGGATCTTCGCCCTCACCTTCTTCATGGTCTTCCCCTGTCCCCCTGTTCCTCCCATGCTGGAGGGTTCCCCAGCCCTGACCACACCTGCACCATCGACTGCACCCACCCattcagctgtggctgctggaggTTGGTAAGATGCCGGGGGTATAAGGGCCACTCTGCTAGCTGccaaggaggtggaggaagcaCTTCCACCTCATTTTCCTGTGTTCACAATGTTGGAGCAGTGAAGAGAGGAGGCAAAGAAATGGGCCTTAGAAATCTGGGTGGGTgtctctccaccacctccacctccaacacctcctcTTCTAACAGCACTGTGTCTGACTGCCGAGCAACTCTCTTCAAACCTCTCCGTTGTGCCTCCTGCTCTGGTGAGGCTGGAAACTTTGAGAGTCCTGCTATCCTTCGCAAAAAACTGGTAGGGGGATGCCTGCCCTGTGCCCCGctgtcttcctcagctcctctgcgGGCAATACAGAGCTGCGTCACAGGCTGCAACCCCAAAGCCTCTCAGACAGGCAGCTCTACCTGCAGCTACTGCAGCAGCGACCCCATAGTGGTGACATTCAACCCTCGCCGAGGCAAACCCCCAGGAAGAAGCATCGGAGCGGCTCATCCAATGGGTATGTTCcaagctgatgatgatgactacAGCGTGCGTACTATCTGGCCAGAAGAACTGGCCAAGAAGATGACCCACTCTAAAGCCCAAAAGAATCACTGTGCTGGGATTGGAGTAGGTGTTGGGAAGACCTGTGCAAACCAGGCCCAAAATGGCAGTAACGGAACAGGCCTTGTCCTCCTGGACTGTCAAAACCTCCAGGAATACGCACAGTCTCAGCTAACAGACCATGCTGGCCGACGGCGGCTTCAGCAGGGAAAAATGGCTGCCCTTGATTTCATGGGTTGCAGGTCAGGATCTGGGTATGACGACGGCCGGAGCTCGCTGAAGAGGCTCTTGAATAAAGCCGAAGATGTAGGAATGGGCGATGGTCCTGAGCAAGATGGAGATGTAGCATATCCACGTTCCCCCTCTCCCCGCTCTGCCTCCCCCCCATCACCTGTGTCCTTCTCGCCTCCACCATCGGCCCCGAGCACACTCATCAAACCCAAACCctggcagagagacagggagggaggacatTCTCTGCCCTCGGCTCAGTCACTTCACCTGGCCCTCAACTCCCTGAACAGAGAGCAAGATGAGGAGAACAGCCGAA TGCACCTCTCTCTGCCACTGTCCTCTTCACTGCCGGCTTCTCTATCCGATGAGAGTATGATGACTCCTGATGCAGAGAACGCCGTGGTCAGTCCCATCCTGCCCTTCCTGTTTCTAGGGAATGAGAGAGATGCTCAAGACCTGGACCTGCTGCTGCGCCTCAACATCGGCTATGTGGTCAACGTGACCACACACCTGCCCCTCTACCACGTCAACTCTGGACTGCGCTACAAAAGGCTGCCAGCCACTGATAACAGCAAGCAAAACCTCCGACAGTACTTTGAAGAGGTTTTTGAGTTTATTG AGGAGGCATATCAGAGTGGACAGGGAGTGTTGGTACACTGCCAGGCAGGCGTGTCCCGTTCTGCAACCATTGTCATCGCCTACCTTATGAAGCACACCCTCATGACAATGACAGATGCCTACAAATACGTGCGGAGCCGGCGTCCAGTGGTGTCCCCGAATCTAAACTTCATGGGCCAGCTTTTGGAGTTCGAGAGGGACCTCAACTCTGGGGTGACTCCTCGTATCCTGATGCCTAAACTTAACGGTGTGGAGACGCAGGTGTG GATGAAAGGAGACACCCCAGTGAACAGCACCATGAGTGTCGGCCAAGCCAGGAAGCtggtggagcagctgaagatAGAGGCTAGTTTCTGCAGGATAAAG GTATCGAAGGCAGCGGCTGACCTGATGGCGTACTGCGACGCACACTCGTGTGACGACCCCCTGATCACCCCCGTGCCCACCTCAGAGAACCCTTTCAGGGAGAAGAAATTCTTCTGTGCTCTGCTTTGA